Proteins from a single region of Equus asinus isolate D_3611 breed Donkey chromosome 17, EquAss-T2T_v2, whole genome shotgun sequence:
- the PIDD1 gene encoding p53-induced death domain-containing protein 1 isoform X1, which translates to MDAVVEGLEPQAATAEDAARDATDAVDAGPGVTPLLAGNRLSLDLYPGGCHRLLHLCAQQPHQLLEVEFLQLSGHEDPQLLEATLARVPGSLPRLRSLVLKGGQRRDAGGASLRGSLTTLPAGLSGLACLAHLDLSFNNLETLPACVPQMRSLGALLLSHNRLSELPEALGALPALTFLSVTHNRLQTLPTALGALSTLQRLDLSENLLDTLPSEIGGLSSLAELNLASNQLQSLPASLAGLRSLRLLVLHSNLLVSVPAGLDRLPLLTRLDLRDNQLRDVPPELLDAPFVRLQGNPLGEAPPDPCSPPGTPVVREMPRLFLTSDLDSFPVTSQGCSVTLACGVRLQFPAGATATPVTIHYRLWLPEPRLVPLGPHDSLLSGVLELQPHGVAFQQEVGLWLLFVPPRARRCREVVVRTLSDDSWSDLETQLEEEAPKRLWAHCQVPHFSWFLVVSRPVSDTCLVPPEGTLLCSSGHPGVKVTFPPGATEEPLHVCMQVVRMASRELRALLGEPEGAVSPLLGLSQSGDPSFLRPVTVQLPLPPGVTGLSLDRSRLHLLYWAPPAATWDDITAQVALELTHLYARFQVTHFSCPPRYWLWYTTKTCVGGLARKAWERLRLHRVNLIALQRRRDPEQVLLQCLPRNKVDATLRRLLERYRGPEPSDTVEMFEGEKFFAAFERGIDVDADRPDCVEGRVCFVFYSQLKNVKEVYVTTTLDRQAQAVRGQVGQWSRVPQDVWTAAGALNPTSSHPKVSFYRGAVPEEVPEEAEAARQRKGADAMWMATLPIKLPRLRGSEGPGQRLGASLSLAPLNLGDAETGFLTQSNLLSVAGRLGPDWPAVALHLGLPYRELQRIRHEFRDDLDGQIRHMLFSWAERQAGQPGAVGLLVQALEQSDRQDVAEEVRAVLELGRRKYQDGIRRTSLAPGDLGPSGPSASQSLEPAQA; encoded by the exons ATGGATGCGGTGGTGGAGGGGCTGGAGCCCCAGGCGGCTACTGCAGAAGATGCTGCAAGAGATGCTACAGATGCTGTGGATGCAGGGCCCGGGGTGACCCCTCTCCTGGCTGGGAACCGGCTGAGCCTGGACCTGTACCCTGGGGGCTGCCACCGGCTGCTGCACCTTTGTGCTCAGCAGCCCCATCAGCTGCTGGAGGTGGAGTTCTTGCAGCTGAGCGGCCACGAAGACCCTCAGCTGCTGGAGGCCACCCTGGCCCGGGTGCCAGGGAGCCTGCCGCGCCTCCGCTCCCTGGTCCTCAAAG gtGGGCAACGCCGGGATGCAGGGGGTGCCAGCCTCCGGGGCTCCCTGACCACGCTGCCAGCCGGCCTGAGTGGCCTGGCCTGCTTGGCTCACCTGGATCTGAGCTTCAACAACCTGGAGACACTGCCGGCCTGTGTCCCGCAGATGCGCAGCCTGGGTGCCCTCCTGCTCTCTCACAACCGCCTCTCAGAGCTGCCTGAGGCCCTAGGGGCCCTCCCTGCTCTCACCTTCCTCTCTGTGACCCACAACCGCCTGCAAACTCTGCCCACGGCTCTGGGGGCCTTGTCTACCCTGCAGCGCCTTGATCTCTCTGAGAACCTTCTGGACACTCTGCCCTCTGAGATCGGAGGCCTGAGCAGCCTTGCTGAGCTCAATCTGGCCTCCAACCAGCTGCAGAGCCTCCCGGCCTCCCTTG CGGGCCTTCGGTCCTTGCGGCTCCTTGTTCTGCACAGCAACCTCCTGGTCTCGGTGCCTGCCGGCCTGGACCGCCTCCCGCTGCTCACCCGGCTGGACCTGAGGGACAACCAGCTCCGGGACGTGCCCCCTGAGCTCCTGGACGCCCCCTTTGTGCGCCTTCAAGGGAACCCCTTGGGCGAGGCCCCGCCAGATCCCTGCAGTCCCCCAG GGACACCCGTGGTCCGGGAAATGCCCAGACTATTCCTGACCTCAGATTTGGACAG CTTCCCTGTGACCTCCCAAGGCTGCTCCGTGACCCTGGCCTGTGGTGTCCGCCTGCAGTTCCCCGCTGGGGCCACTGCTACCCCTGTCACCATCCACTATCGACTGTGGCTGCCAGAGCCACGCCTCGTCCCCCTGGGTCCCCACGACTCCCTGCTCAGTGGTGTCCTGGAGCTGCAGCCCCATGGAGTGGCCTTTCAGCAG GAGGTGGGCCTGTGGCTGCTCTTTGTGCCCCCACGGGCCCGGCGTTGCCGTGAGGTGGTGGTCAGGACCCTGAGTGACGACAGCTGGAGTGACCTGGAGACCCAGTTAGAGGAGGAGGCACCCAAG CGGCTCTGGGCTCACTGCCAGGTGCCCCACTTCTCATGGTTCCTTGTGGTCTCCCGCCCTGTGTCTGACACCTGCCTGGTGCCACCAGAGGGGACATTGCTGTGCTCCTCAGGACATCCTGGGGTCAAGGTCACATTCCCCCCTGGGGCCACCGAGGAGCCTCTTCATGTCTGCATGCAG GTGGTGCGTATGGCCAGCAGAGAGCTGCGAGCCCTGCTGGGGGAGCCTGAGGGGGCCGTGAGCCCCTTGCTGGGCCTCTCTCAGAGCGGTGACCCCAGCTTCCTGCGACCAGTGACTGTGCAGCTGCCTCTGCCCCCTGGCGTCACAG GCCTGAGTCTGGACCGCTCCCGCCTGCACCTGCTGTACTGGGCCCCTCCCGCAGCCACCTGGGATGACATCACAGCTCAGGTGGCACTGGAGCTCACCCACCTGTATGCTCGCTTCCAGGTCACGCACTTCTCCTG CCCTCCCAGGTACTGGCTCTGGTACACCACCAAGACGTGTGTGGGGGGCCTGGCGCGGAAGGCCTGGGAGCGGCTGCGGCTACACCGCGTGAACCTCATCGCACTGCAGAGGCGCCGGGACCCCGAGCAGGTCCTACTGCAGTGCCTGCCCCGCAACAAG GTGGACGCCACCCTGCGGCGGCTGCTGGAGCGGTACCGTGGCCCCGAGCCCTCCGACACCGTGGAGATGTTTGAGGGCGAGAAATTCTTTGCTGCCTTTGAAAGGGGCATTGACGTGGATGCCG ACCGCCCAGACTGCGTGGAGGGCAGGGTCTGCTTCGTCTTCTACTCGCAGCTGAAGAACGTGAAGGAGGTGTATGTGACCACCACCCTGGACCGGCAGGCTCAGGCTGTGAGGGGCCAGGTGGGCCAATGGAGTAGGGTCCCCCAGGATGTCTGGACAGCGGCCGGAGCACTGAACCCCACCTCATCCCACCCCAAGGTGTCCTTCTACCGGGGAGCAGTGCCTGAGGAGGTGCCGGAGGAGGCTGAGGCCGCCCGGCAGAGGAAGGGTGCGGATGCCATGTGGATGGCCACTCTGCCCATCAAGCTACCG AGactgcgggggtctgagggaccAGGGCAGCGGCTGGGGGCTAGCCTCTCCCTGGCACCTCTGAACCTGGGCGATGCTGAGACCGGCTTCCTGACCCAGAGCAACCTGCTGAGTGTGGCTGGACGTCTGGGCCCTGATTGGCCGGCTGTGGCCCTGCACCTGGGGCTGCCCTACCGTGAGCTGCAGCGAATTCGGCATGAGTTCCG ggacGACCTGGACGGGCAGATCCGCCATATGCTCTTCTCTTGGGCTGAGCGCCAGGCTGGGcagcctggggctgtggggctcCTGGTGCAGGCCCTGGAGCAGAGTGACCGGCAGGACGTGGCTGAAGAGGTTCGGGCTGTCTTGGAGCTCGGTCGCCGCAAGTACCAGGATGGCATCCGGCGCACGAGCCTGGCTCCTGGGGACCTTGGCCCCTCTGGCCCTTCGGCATCACAGTCCCTAGAGCCTGCCCAGGCCTAG
- the PIDD1 gene encoding p53-induced death domain-containing protein 1 isoform X4: MDAVVEGLEPQAATAEDAARDATDAVDAGPGVTPLLAGNRLSLDLYPGGCHRLLHLCAQQPHQLLEVEFLQLSGHEDPQLLEATLARVPGSLPRLRSLVLKGGQRRDAGGASLRGSLTTLPAGLSGLACLAHLDLSFNNLETLPACVPQMRSLGALLLSHNRLSELPEALGALPALTFLSVTHNRLQTLPTALGALSTLQRLDLSENLLDTLPSEIGGLSSLAELNLASNQLQSLPASLAGLRSLRLLVLHSNLLVSVPAGLDRLPLLTRLDLRDNQLRDVPPELLDAPFVRLQGNPLGEAPPDPCSPPGTPVVREMPRLFLTSDLDSFPVTSQGCSVTLACGVRLQFPAGATATPVTIHYRLWLPEPRLVPLGPHDSLLSGVLELQPHGVAFQQEVGLWLLFVPPRARRCREVVVRTLSDDSWSDLETQLEEEAPKRLWAHCQVPHFSWFLVVSRPVSDTCLVPPEGTLLCSSGHPGVKVTFPPGATEEPLHVCMQVVRMASRELRALLGEPEGAVSPLLGLSQSGDPSFLRPVTVQLPLPPGVTGLSLDRSRLHLLYWAPPAATWDDITAQVALELTHLYARFQVTHFSCPPRYWLWYTTKTCVGGLARKAWERLRLHRVNLIALQRRRDPEQVLLQCLPRNKVDATLRRLLERYRGPEPSDTVEMFEGEKFFAAFERGIDVDADRPDCVEGRVCFVFYSQLKNVKEVYVTTTLDRQAQAVRGQVSFYRGAVPEEVPEEAEAARQRKGADAMWMATLPIKLPRLRGSEGPGQRLGASLSLAPLNLGDAETGFLTQSNLLSVAGRLGPDWPAVALHLGLPYRELQRIRHEFRDDLDGQIRHMLFSWAERQAGQPGAVGLLVQALEQSDRQDVAEEVRAVLELGRRKYQDGIRRTSLAPGDLGPSGPSASQSLEPAQA, encoded by the exons ATGGATGCGGTGGTGGAGGGGCTGGAGCCCCAGGCGGCTACTGCAGAAGATGCTGCAAGAGATGCTACAGATGCTGTGGATGCAGGGCCCGGGGTGACCCCTCTCCTGGCTGGGAACCGGCTGAGCCTGGACCTGTACCCTGGGGGCTGCCACCGGCTGCTGCACCTTTGTGCTCAGCAGCCCCATCAGCTGCTGGAGGTGGAGTTCTTGCAGCTGAGCGGCCACGAAGACCCTCAGCTGCTGGAGGCCACCCTGGCCCGGGTGCCAGGGAGCCTGCCGCGCCTCCGCTCCCTGGTCCTCAAAG gtGGGCAACGCCGGGATGCAGGGGGTGCCAGCCTCCGGGGCTCCCTGACCACGCTGCCAGCCGGCCTGAGTGGCCTGGCCTGCTTGGCTCACCTGGATCTGAGCTTCAACAACCTGGAGACACTGCCGGCCTGTGTCCCGCAGATGCGCAGCCTGGGTGCCCTCCTGCTCTCTCACAACCGCCTCTCAGAGCTGCCTGAGGCCCTAGGGGCCCTCCCTGCTCTCACCTTCCTCTCTGTGACCCACAACCGCCTGCAAACTCTGCCCACGGCTCTGGGGGCCTTGTCTACCCTGCAGCGCCTTGATCTCTCTGAGAACCTTCTGGACACTCTGCCCTCTGAGATCGGAGGCCTGAGCAGCCTTGCTGAGCTCAATCTGGCCTCCAACCAGCTGCAGAGCCTCCCGGCCTCCCTTG CGGGCCTTCGGTCCTTGCGGCTCCTTGTTCTGCACAGCAACCTCCTGGTCTCGGTGCCTGCCGGCCTGGACCGCCTCCCGCTGCTCACCCGGCTGGACCTGAGGGACAACCAGCTCCGGGACGTGCCCCCTGAGCTCCTGGACGCCCCCTTTGTGCGCCTTCAAGGGAACCCCTTGGGCGAGGCCCCGCCAGATCCCTGCAGTCCCCCAG GGACACCCGTGGTCCGGGAAATGCCCAGACTATTCCTGACCTCAGATTTGGACAG CTTCCCTGTGACCTCCCAAGGCTGCTCCGTGACCCTGGCCTGTGGTGTCCGCCTGCAGTTCCCCGCTGGGGCCACTGCTACCCCTGTCACCATCCACTATCGACTGTGGCTGCCAGAGCCACGCCTCGTCCCCCTGGGTCCCCACGACTCCCTGCTCAGTGGTGTCCTGGAGCTGCAGCCCCATGGAGTGGCCTTTCAGCAG GAGGTGGGCCTGTGGCTGCTCTTTGTGCCCCCACGGGCCCGGCGTTGCCGTGAGGTGGTGGTCAGGACCCTGAGTGACGACAGCTGGAGTGACCTGGAGACCCAGTTAGAGGAGGAGGCACCCAAG CGGCTCTGGGCTCACTGCCAGGTGCCCCACTTCTCATGGTTCCTTGTGGTCTCCCGCCCTGTGTCTGACACCTGCCTGGTGCCACCAGAGGGGACATTGCTGTGCTCCTCAGGACATCCTGGGGTCAAGGTCACATTCCCCCCTGGGGCCACCGAGGAGCCTCTTCATGTCTGCATGCAG GTGGTGCGTATGGCCAGCAGAGAGCTGCGAGCCCTGCTGGGGGAGCCTGAGGGGGCCGTGAGCCCCTTGCTGGGCCTCTCTCAGAGCGGTGACCCCAGCTTCCTGCGACCAGTGACTGTGCAGCTGCCTCTGCCCCCTGGCGTCACAG GCCTGAGTCTGGACCGCTCCCGCCTGCACCTGCTGTACTGGGCCCCTCCCGCAGCCACCTGGGATGACATCACAGCTCAGGTGGCACTGGAGCTCACCCACCTGTATGCTCGCTTCCAGGTCACGCACTTCTCCTG CCCTCCCAGGTACTGGCTCTGGTACACCACCAAGACGTGTGTGGGGGGCCTGGCGCGGAAGGCCTGGGAGCGGCTGCGGCTACACCGCGTGAACCTCATCGCACTGCAGAGGCGCCGGGACCCCGAGCAGGTCCTACTGCAGTGCCTGCCCCGCAACAAG GTGGACGCCACCCTGCGGCGGCTGCTGGAGCGGTACCGTGGCCCCGAGCCCTCCGACACCGTGGAGATGTTTGAGGGCGAGAAATTCTTTGCTGCCTTTGAAAGGGGCATTGACGTGGATGCCG ACCGCCCAGACTGCGTGGAGGGCAGGGTCTGCTTCGTCTTCTACTCGCAGCTGAAGAACGTGAAGGAGGTGTATGTGACCACCACCCTGGACCGGCAGGCTCAGGCTGTGAGGGGCCAG GTGTCCTTCTACCGGGGAGCAGTGCCTGAGGAGGTGCCGGAGGAGGCTGAGGCCGCCCGGCAGAGGAAGGGTGCGGATGCCATGTGGATGGCCACTCTGCCCATCAAGCTACCG AGactgcgggggtctgagggaccAGGGCAGCGGCTGGGGGCTAGCCTCTCCCTGGCACCTCTGAACCTGGGCGATGCTGAGACCGGCTTCCTGACCCAGAGCAACCTGCTGAGTGTGGCTGGACGTCTGGGCCCTGATTGGCCGGCTGTGGCCCTGCACCTGGGGCTGCCCTACCGTGAGCTGCAGCGAATTCGGCATGAGTTCCG ggacGACCTGGACGGGCAGATCCGCCATATGCTCTTCTCTTGGGCTGAGCGCCAGGCTGGGcagcctggggctgtggggctcCTGGTGCAGGCCCTGGAGCAGAGTGACCGGCAGGACGTGGCTGAAGAGGTTCGGGCTGTCTTGGAGCTCGGTCGCCGCAAGTACCAGGATGGCATCCGGCGCACGAGCCTGGCTCCTGGGGACCTTGGCCCCTCTGGCCCTTCGGCATCACAGTCCCTAGAGCCTGCCCAGGCCTAG
- the PIDD1 gene encoding p53-induced death domain-containing protein 1 isoform X8, which produces MDAVVEGLEPQAATAEDAARDATDAVDAGPGVTPLLAGNRLSLDLYPGGCHRLLHLCAQQPHQLLEVEFLQLSGHEDPQLLEATLARVPGSLPRLRSLVLKGGQRRDAGGASLRGSLTTLPAGLSGLACLAHLDLSFNNLETLPACVPQMRSLGALLLSHNRLSELPEALGALPALTFLSVTHNRLQTLPTALGALSTLQRLDLSENLLDTLPSEIGGLSSLAELNLASNQLQSLPASLAGLRSLRLLVLHSNLLVSVPAGLDRLPLLTRLDLRDNQLRDVPPELLDAPFVRLQGNPLGEAPPDPCSPPGTPVVREMPRLFLTSDLDSFPVTSQGCSVTLACGVRLQFPAGATATPVTIHYRLWLPEPRLVPLGPHDSLLSGVLELQPHGVAFQQEVGLWLLFVPPRARRCREVVVRTLSDDSWSDLETQLEEEAPKRLWAHCQVPHFSWFLVVSRPVSDTCLVPPEGTLLCSSGHPGVKVTFPPGATEEPLHVCMQVVRMASRELRALLGEPEGAVSPLLGLSQSGDPSFLRPVTVQLPLPPGVTGLSLDRSRLHLLYWAPPAATWDDITAQVALELTHLYARFQVTHFSWYWLWYTTKTCVGGLARKAWERLRLHRVNLIALQRRRDPEQVLLQCLPRNKVDATLRRLLERYRGPEPSDTVEMFEGEKFFAAFERGIDVDADRPDCVEGRVCFVFYSQLKNVKEVYVTTTLDRQAQAVSFYRGAVPEEVPEEAEAARQRKGADAMWMATLPIKLPRLRGSEGPGQRLGASLSLAPLNLGDAETGFLTQSNLLSVAGRLGPDWPAVALHLGLPYRELQRIRHEFRDDLDGQIRHMLFSWAERQAGQPGAVGLLVQALEQSDRQDVAEEVRAVLELGRRKYQDGIRRTSLAPGDLGPSGPSASQSLEPAQA; this is translated from the exons ATGGATGCGGTGGTGGAGGGGCTGGAGCCCCAGGCGGCTACTGCAGAAGATGCTGCAAGAGATGCTACAGATGCTGTGGATGCAGGGCCCGGGGTGACCCCTCTCCTGGCTGGGAACCGGCTGAGCCTGGACCTGTACCCTGGGGGCTGCCACCGGCTGCTGCACCTTTGTGCTCAGCAGCCCCATCAGCTGCTGGAGGTGGAGTTCTTGCAGCTGAGCGGCCACGAAGACCCTCAGCTGCTGGAGGCCACCCTGGCCCGGGTGCCAGGGAGCCTGCCGCGCCTCCGCTCCCTGGTCCTCAAAG gtGGGCAACGCCGGGATGCAGGGGGTGCCAGCCTCCGGGGCTCCCTGACCACGCTGCCAGCCGGCCTGAGTGGCCTGGCCTGCTTGGCTCACCTGGATCTGAGCTTCAACAACCTGGAGACACTGCCGGCCTGTGTCCCGCAGATGCGCAGCCTGGGTGCCCTCCTGCTCTCTCACAACCGCCTCTCAGAGCTGCCTGAGGCCCTAGGGGCCCTCCCTGCTCTCACCTTCCTCTCTGTGACCCACAACCGCCTGCAAACTCTGCCCACGGCTCTGGGGGCCTTGTCTACCCTGCAGCGCCTTGATCTCTCTGAGAACCTTCTGGACACTCTGCCCTCTGAGATCGGAGGCCTGAGCAGCCTTGCTGAGCTCAATCTGGCCTCCAACCAGCTGCAGAGCCTCCCGGCCTCCCTTG CGGGCCTTCGGTCCTTGCGGCTCCTTGTTCTGCACAGCAACCTCCTGGTCTCGGTGCCTGCCGGCCTGGACCGCCTCCCGCTGCTCACCCGGCTGGACCTGAGGGACAACCAGCTCCGGGACGTGCCCCCTGAGCTCCTGGACGCCCCCTTTGTGCGCCTTCAAGGGAACCCCTTGGGCGAGGCCCCGCCAGATCCCTGCAGTCCCCCAG GGACACCCGTGGTCCGGGAAATGCCCAGACTATTCCTGACCTCAGATTTGGACAG CTTCCCTGTGACCTCCCAAGGCTGCTCCGTGACCCTGGCCTGTGGTGTCCGCCTGCAGTTCCCCGCTGGGGCCACTGCTACCCCTGTCACCATCCACTATCGACTGTGGCTGCCAGAGCCACGCCTCGTCCCCCTGGGTCCCCACGACTCCCTGCTCAGTGGTGTCCTGGAGCTGCAGCCCCATGGAGTGGCCTTTCAGCAG GAGGTGGGCCTGTGGCTGCTCTTTGTGCCCCCACGGGCCCGGCGTTGCCGTGAGGTGGTGGTCAGGACCCTGAGTGACGACAGCTGGAGTGACCTGGAGACCCAGTTAGAGGAGGAGGCACCCAAG CGGCTCTGGGCTCACTGCCAGGTGCCCCACTTCTCATGGTTCCTTGTGGTCTCCCGCCCTGTGTCTGACACCTGCCTGGTGCCACCAGAGGGGACATTGCTGTGCTCCTCAGGACATCCTGGGGTCAAGGTCACATTCCCCCCTGGGGCCACCGAGGAGCCTCTTCATGTCTGCATGCAG GTGGTGCGTATGGCCAGCAGAGAGCTGCGAGCCCTGCTGGGGGAGCCTGAGGGGGCCGTGAGCCCCTTGCTGGGCCTCTCTCAGAGCGGTGACCCCAGCTTCCTGCGACCAGTGACTGTGCAGCTGCCTCTGCCCCCTGGCGTCACAG GCCTGAGTCTGGACCGCTCCCGCCTGCACCTGCTGTACTGGGCCCCTCCCGCAGCCACCTGGGATGACATCACAGCTCAGGTGGCACTGGAGCTCACCCACCTGTATGCTCGCTTCCAGGTCACGCACTTCTCCTG GTACTGGCTCTGGTACACCACCAAGACGTGTGTGGGGGGCCTGGCGCGGAAGGCCTGGGAGCGGCTGCGGCTACACCGCGTGAACCTCATCGCACTGCAGAGGCGCCGGGACCCCGAGCAGGTCCTACTGCAGTGCCTGCCCCGCAACAAG GTGGACGCCACCCTGCGGCGGCTGCTGGAGCGGTACCGTGGCCCCGAGCCCTCCGACACCGTGGAGATGTTTGAGGGCGAGAAATTCTTTGCTGCCTTTGAAAGGGGCATTGACGTGGATGCCG ACCGCCCAGACTGCGTGGAGGGCAGGGTCTGCTTCGTCTTCTACTCGCAGCTGAAGAACGTGAAGGAGGTGTATGTGACCACCACCCTGGACCGGCAGGCTCAGGCT GTGTCCTTCTACCGGGGAGCAGTGCCTGAGGAGGTGCCGGAGGAGGCTGAGGCCGCCCGGCAGAGGAAGGGTGCGGATGCCATGTGGATGGCCACTCTGCCCATCAAGCTACCG AGactgcgggggtctgagggaccAGGGCAGCGGCTGGGGGCTAGCCTCTCCCTGGCACCTCTGAACCTGGGCGATGCTGAGACCGGCTTCCTGACCCAGAGCAACCTGCTGAGTGTGGCTGGACGTCTGGGCCCTGATTGGCCGGCTGTGGCCCTGCACCTGGGGCTGCCCTACCGTGAGCTGCAGCGAATTCGGCATGAGTTCCG ggacGACCTGGACGGGCAGATCCGCCATATGCTCTTCTCTTGGGCTGAGCGCCAGGCTGGGcagcctggggctgtggggctcCTGGTGCAGGCCCTGGAGCAGAGTGACCGGCAGGACGTGGCTGAAGAGGTTCGGGCTGTCTTGGAGCTCGGTCGCCGCAAGTACCAGGATGGCATCCGGCGCACGAGCCTGGCTCCTGGGGACCTTGGCCCCTCTGGCCCTTCGGCATCACAGTCCCTAGAGCCTGCCCAGGCCTAG